One window of Methanobacterium alkalithermotolerans genomic DNA carries:
- the atwA gene encoding methyl coenzyme M reductase system, component A2 yields MNFIELKNVCKSFQDHLALQNINLELEEGSVLGILGKSGSGKSILINMLRGMKDYRPDEGQIIYNLALCPDCLRVEPPSRKDEKCSCGTRLELQRVDFWNCHRSLFAAIRRRISIMLQRTFALYEDDTVIDNVLKAFPDDSAESTYQALELLEMTHMTHRVTQIARDLSGGEKQRVVLARQMAKNPMLFLADEPTGTLDPKTAELIHETLLNGVKNKGQTMLITSHWPEVMKLLSDQVIWLDNGKIIQKGDPETVVKSFMDTVPLPEKKDHTLVANPIINIENVKKHYYSIERGVIKAVDGVNLVVNEGEISSIVGLSGAGKTTLSRMLCGLTDPSSGKINVRLGENWIDMTQKGPQGRGRVTPYIGLLHQEYSLYPHKTVIENLTDSISLELPAEFGKVKAIFVLQAVGFTENYAQLMLHKYPDELSSGERHRVALAQILIKEPKIVILDEPTGTMDPITRVQLTDSIIKAREELNQTFLIISHDMDFVLDICDVATLMRGGKVLSSGAPTKIVADLTQGEKEKMLKNT; encoded by the coding sequence TTGAACTTCATTGAACTAAAAAATGTTTGTAAATCCTTTCAAGACCATTTAGCCCTCCAGAATATAAATTTAGAACTGGAGGAAGGGAGTGTACTGGGTATTTTAGGAAAAAGTGGATCAGGGAAATCCATACTCATTAACATGTTACGGGGTATGAAAGATTACCGTCCTGATGAAGGCCAGATAATTTATAACCTGGCATTGTGTCCTGATTGTCTTAGAGTAGAACCACCATCCCGAAAAGATGAAAAATGTTCCTGTGGAACCCGGTTGGAATTACAGAGAGTTGATTTCTGGAACTGCCACCGGAGTTTATTTGCAGCTATTCGCCGCCGAATATCCATCATGCTCCAGAGAACCTTTGCCCTGTATGAAGATGATACAGTGATAGATAATGTCTTAAAGGCTTTTCCAGATGATTCAGCTGAGAGTACCTATCAGGCCCTGGAGCTTCTGGAAATGACCCATATGACCCACCGGGTAACCCAGATAGCCCGGGATTTAAGTGGTGGGGAAAAACAAAGAGTGGTCCTTGCCCGTCAAATGGCTAAAAATCCCATGCTTTTTTTAGCAGATGAACCCACCGGAACCCTGGATCCTAAAACTGCAGAACTAATCCATGAAACACTATTAAACGGGGTTAAAAATAAGGGTCAGACCATGCTAATCACTTCCCACTGGCCGGAAGTGATGAAATTATTATCTGACCAGGTTATATGGTTGGATAATGGTAAAATTATCCAAAAGGGAGATCCGGAAACTGTAGTAAAAAGTTTCATGGACACTGTGCCACTACCTGAGAAAAAAGACCACACCCTGGTTGCTAATCCTATTATAAATATAGAAAACGTGAAAAAACATTATTACTCCATTGAAAGGGGAGTAATTAAGGCAGTAGATGGAGTTAATCTGGTGGTAAATGAAGGAGAAATATCCAGTATTGTGGGTTTAAGTGGAGCAGGTAAAACCACCCTTTCCCGGATGCTATGCGGTTTAACAGATCCCAGCTCAGGTAAAATAAATGTTAGGCTGGGTGAAAACTGGATAGATATGACTCAAAAAGGGCCACAGGGTAGAGGTAGAGTAACCCCTTATATAGGACTCTTACACCAGGAATACAGTCTTTATCCACATAAAACAGTTATAGAAAACCTGACCGATTCTATAAGTCTGGAATTACCTGCTGAATTTGGAAAAGTAAAGGCCATATTTGTCCTGCAGGCGGTTGGTTTTACAGAAAACTATGCTCAACTCATGCTCCATAAGTACCCGGATGAGTTAAGTAGTGGAGAGCGCCACCGGGTGGCTCTGGCACAGATATTGATTAAAGAACCAAAAATTGTTATTCTGGATGAACCCACCGGTACCATGGATCCTATTACCCGGGTGCAGTTAACAGATTCTATAATAAAAGCCCGGGAGGAATTAAATCAGACTTTCCTGATTATTTCCCATGATATGGATTTTGTACTGGATATTTGTGATGTGGCCACCCTTATGCGAGGAGGTAAAGTCCTGAGTAGCGGGGCTCCCACAAAAATAGTGGCGGATTTAACCCAAGGTGAGAAAGAAAAAATGCTAAAAAATACTTAA
- a CDS encoding methylated-DNA--[protein]-cysteine S-methyltransferase encodes MENIKLKLIKSTPFGPVAIIWSLKKYEPLINLIILSHPQESAGIRVSKLYRDIKRGSCPEIDEVSSKIKSFLRGEDILFSLDRVDLESCTPFQRSVLEAEYNIPRGRITSYKTLASYLGKDKGARAIGNALARNPFPVIIPCHRAIRFDGYLGGFQGGEDMKRALLEAEGLIFDHNGRVICKDFYYE; translated from the coding sequence ATGGAAAACATTAAATTAAAACTCATCAAATCCACTCCTTTTGGCCCGGTAGCAATCATCTGGTCCTTAAAAAAATATGAACCACTTATTAATCTAATAATCTTATCCCATCCTCAGGAAAGTGCCGGGATAAGGGTAAGTAAATTGTACAGGGATATTAAAAGAGGTAGTTGTCCTGAAATTGATGAGGTTTCCTCTAAAATAAAATCTTTTTTAAGGGGGGAGGATATTTTGTTCTCACTAGATAGGGTGGATTTGGAAAGTTGCACTCCTTTCCAGAGAAGTGTTTTAGAAGCTGAATATAATATCCCCCGGGGTAGAATTACCAGCTATAAGACCCTGGCTTCTTATCTTGGGAAAGATAAGGGTGCCCGGGCCATAGGAAATGCCCTGGCCCGTAACCCCTTTCCTGTTATTATCCCCTGTCATAGAGCTATTCGTTTTGATGGATATCTGGGAGGTTTTCAAGGTGGCGAGGATATGAAACGGGCACTACTGGAAGCAGAAGGTCTTATTTTTGATCATAATGGTCGGGTAATTTGCAAAGATTTTTATTATGAATAA
- the acs gene encoding acetate--CoA ligase: protein MSKDTSVLLDEKRLFKPDYHLVEEAHIKNWEAELEKGKDIEKYWEEKAHQFEWFKKWDKVLDESKKPFYQWFVNGKINLCYNAVDRWINTDKRNQVAILYTNERGEEIKLTYYELYREVNKMASALKNLGIKKGDTVSMYLPMCPELLISMLGCTRIGALHSVVYSGLSVGGLVERINDSKAKVLLTADGTYRRGKIIDLKKIADEALLQCPTIETVVLVRHTGNPIKISELSGREILYTTLLEGENELCPVEEMDAEDPLFILYTSGSTGKPKGVLHTTGGYMVGVATTLQNVFDIHNGDLWWCTGDIGWITGHSYLIYGPLLLGTTTLVYEGAPDYPDPGAWWKIVEKYGVTKLYTAPTAIRHLMRYGNKYPQLYDLSSLKILGSVGEPINPEAWMWFYKNVGKEKIPIMDTWWQTETGMHMIAPLPVSPLKPGSPTRALPGIEMDVVDEKGQRVPPGKGGYLVIKKPWPAMLRTLYKEEERYEDTYWKQIPGGVYMAGDMARIDEDGYIWIQGRSDDVLKIAGHRIGTSEVESAFVSHPLVVEAAVIGKSDPIKGQVIKSFLILKEGHKLNTALIEDLQKHVRYEMGPVAVLGEMVQVNKLPKTRSGKIMRRILRAQEEGKDLGDTSTLED from the coding sequence TTGAGTAAAGATACTTCTGTTCTTCTGGATGAAAAAAGACTTTTTAAACCAGATTATCATCTGGTGGAAGAGGCTCATATAAAAAATTGGGAGGCTGAACTGGAGAAGGGTAAGGATATTGAAAAGTACTGGGAAGAAAAAGCCCATCAATTTGAATGGTTTAAGAAATGGGATAAGGTCCTGGATGAGAGTAAAAAACCATTCTACCAGTGGTTTGTCAATGGTAAAATCAATCTATGCTACAATGCTGTTGACCGCTGGATAAACACTGATAAAAGAAACCAGGTGGCCATCCTCTATACCAATGAAAGAGGAGAAGAAATAAAACTTACCTATTATGAGTTATATCGAGAAGTAAATAAGATGGCCAGTGCCCTGAAAAATCTGGGCATTAAAAAAGGAGATACGGTATCCATGTACCTGCCCATGTGCCCGGAGCTGTTAATCTCCATGCTGGGTTGTACCCGTATCGGGGCCTTGCACAGTGTGGTCTACTCCGGGTTAAGTGTGGGAGGTTTAGTAGAGCGTATAAACGATTCAAAGGCCAAGGTACTCCTCACCGCTGATGGAACCTACCGCCGGGGAAAAATTATTGATCTAAAGAAAATAGCAGATGAAGCCCTCCTGCAGTGTCCCACCATAGAAACAGTAGTATTAGTACGTCACACTGGAAACCCCATAAAAATATCCGAATTAAGCGGAAGGGAAATCCTCTACACCACTCTCCTGGAAGGAGAAAATGAACTTTGCCCGGTAGAGGAAATGGACGCTGAAGACCCCTTATTCATCCTTTACACCTCTGGTAGTACAGGTAAACCTAAAGGGGTGCTGCACACTACAGGGGGCTACATGGTAGGTGTGGCCACCACCCTTCAAAATGTCTTCGATATTCATAACGGGGATTTGTGGTGGTGTACCGGAGATATTGGATGGATTACCGGCCACAGCTATTTAATATACGGGCCCCTCCTTTTAGGTACAACCACCCTGGTATATGAGGGTGCCCCTGATTATCCGGACCCCGGGGCCTGGTGGAAAATCGTGGAAAAATACGGGGTGACCAAATTATACACCGCCCCTACGGCCATACGTCACCTGATGAGATATGGTAATAAATATCCCCAACTCTATGATTTATCCTCTCTTAAAATACTGGGAAGTGTGGGAGAACCCATCAATCCCGAGGCATGGATGTGGTTTTATAAAAATGTGGGAAAAGAGAAAATACCCATCATGGATACCTGGTGGCAAACTGAAACCGGTATGCATATGATTGCTCCCCTGCCAGTATCCCCCTTAAAACCAGGTAGCCCTACCCGGGCCTTACCTGGTATTGAGATGGATGTGGTGGATGAAAAGGGCCAGAGAGTGCCTCCAGGTAAAGGAGGATATCTGGTGATTAAAAAACCATGGCCGGCCATGCTACGTACCCTTTATAAGGAGGAAGAGCGTTATGAGGATACTTACTGGAAGCAGATACCAGGCGGAGTTTATATGGCTGGAGATATGGCCCGGATAGATGAAGATGGATATATCTGGATTCAGGGAAGATCAGATGACGTACTTAAAATCGCCGGGCACCGTATAGGGACTTCCGAGGTGGAATCAGCCTTTGTATCACATCCCTTAGTGGTGGAAGCAGCAGTAATTGGAAAATCAGACCCTATCAAGGGACAGGTCATTAAATCCTTTTTAATACTAAAAGAAGGCCACAAACTGAATACCGCCCTTATTGAGGATTTACAAAAACATGTACGTTATGAAATGGGACCGGTGGCCGTACTGGGGGAGATGGTCCAGGTTAATAAATTACCTAAAACCCGGAGTGGTAAGATAATGCGACGTATACTCCGGGCACAGGAAGAAGGAAAGGATTTAGGAGATACTTCCACTTTAGAAGATTAA
- a CDS encoding nitroreductase family protein: MPEFNLNESKCNSCGTCSSLCPTGSIQMNQYPHQSPDSSCISCGHCEAGCEGGALQINNPNLEPPLTNISSKISPEELGAYMRNRRSIRNYKNKLVSPDTIKEVMDIVRYAPTGMNSQPVKWVILENPSKVKELSSICIDWMKKEVENDSPLSQYVPMESLITVWNTGIDPILRGAPHVFIATASDSSATVDGIIALSHLELALPAFGLGACWAGYLKMAATGYEKVNEFLNLKDDSFIGALMVGYPESKYFRIPKRNKVDIRFLD, translated from the coding sequence ATGCCAGAATTTAATTTAAATGAGAGTAAATGTAATAGTTGTGGAACCTGCAGCTCCCTTTGCCCCACAGGGAGTATTCAAATGAATCAATATCCCCACCAATCACCGGATAGTTCCTGTATAAGTTGCGGGCACTGTGAAGCCGGATGCGAGGGAGGTGCATTGCAGATTAATAACCCTAATCTGGAACCACCCTTAACCAATATCAGTTCTAAAATAAGCCCGGAAGAGCTGGGAGCTTATATGAGAAACCGCAGATCAATACGTAACTATAAAAATAAACTGGTTTCTCCAGATACCATAAAAGAAGTAATGGATATTGTCCGTTATGCCCCCACGGGAATGAATAGTCAACCAGTCAAATGGGTTATTTTAGAAAACCCTTCTAAAGTTAAAGAACTCTCCAGCATATGTATTGATTGGATGAAAAAAGAGGTGGAAAATGATTCTCCCCTATCCCAATATGTACCTATGGAGTCCCTGATTACGGTATGGAATACCGGGATAGATCCTATATTAAGAGGAGCCCCTCATGTTTTCATAGCAACTGCAAGTGATTCATCAGCAACAGTGGATGGAATTATAGCTTTAAGTCATTTAGAATTAGCCCTACCCGCATTTGGCCTGGGAGCCTGCTGGGCAGGATACCTTAAAATGGCAGCTACTGGTTATGAAAAGGTAAATGAATTTTTAAATCTAAAAGATGATTCATTTATTGGAGCTTTAATGGTGGGATACCCGGAGAGTAAATATTTCAGAATACCAAAAAGGAATAAGGTAGATATTAGATTTTTGGATTAA
- a CDS encoding response regulator, whose translation MVKASILVVEDEAITALDINEKLVKLGYEVVNLVATGTEAIKFSAEYRPDLVLMDISLKGKMDGTEAAQKISSLSIPVVFISAYSDDKTLKKAKKSAPYGYLVKPFDIKSLQLTIETALKKHQADIQEMYDGITRSEEEALKSRDKQNLPAPPPRILIVEDEFITAMDLEDKLQDMGYQVVDMVASGDKALEKIKLHQPDLILMDLMLQGDMDGVQVAHKIAPEDIPVIFLTAYADEKTMEKILETSPYGYLIKPFKSDELHSAIEVALEKSKTDKKKKEKMEETIHTKEDELKMEKTGVFFVTAVICSLAIYGMVSRSMTWLMYLLFIPACYNMFLVFLSFKKPAPAVPFSQPPRVSIIIPAHNEEMTIEKCVRSLSLMNYYHKGEKNFEVLVINDGSTDKTGEILDNLKKEVDCLRIITRKPPRSGNGKGYVLNDGIRMAEGDVIAVFDADARVGSDFLSKIIPYLNEEKVAGVQARVRMYNADRNLLTRMQEVEFSIFGNIILRSRDIMGKNGFLGGNGQITTRKAIEEIGGWDGFAVTEDLNMSIKLMIKGYKIRYCGKAHVFQEAVPYWKPFFRQRVRWATGNLETLFIYLAPIIDAKIPLYKKIDSIQYLFFLLFIAFVMLGYVVAILNLGGVLTFFMEAPVAIGLLSMAAFFPGVILGVYRDNESFLTGLIRAVEYWAYCLYLIPLFFAAFFHMVTRKDRKWAKTHHGGDES comes from the coding sequence ATGGTAAAAGCCAGTATACTGGTGGTAGAAGATGAAGCTATCACTGCTCTTGATATCAATGAGAAACTAGTTAAATTAGGCTATGAAGTTGTAAATCTGGTTGCAACTGGCACAGAAGCAATAAAATTCTCAGCAGAGTATCGGCCGGATTTAGTTTTAATGGACATATCTTTAAAGGGGAAGATGGATGGAACTGAAGCTGCCCAAAAGATTTCTTCTTTATCCATCCCGGTGGTATTTATCAGTGCTTATTCAGATGATAAAACCTTAAAAAAAGCCAAAAAAAGCGCACCCTATGGTTATCTGGTAAAACCATTTGATATTAAGAGTCTGCAGCTTACCATAGAAACCGCCCTTAAAAAGCATCAAGCTGATATCCAGGAAATGTATGATGGAATCACCCGTAGTGAAGAGGAAGCATTAAAAAGTCGAGATAAACAAAATCTCCCTGCACCACCACCCCGTATACTCATTGTGGAAGATGAATTCATCACGGCCATGGATCTGGAAGATAAATTACAGGATATGGGGTATCAGGTAGTGGATATGGTGGCCTCTGGAGATAAGGCCCTGGAAAAAATCAAATTACACCAGCCTGATTTAATTTTAATGGATTTAATGCTTCAAGGAGATATGGATGGTGTGCAGGTAGCCCATAAAATTGCCCCGGAGGATATACCGGTTATTTTTCTCACCGCCTATGCTGATGAAAAAACCATGGAAAAAATACTTGAAACATCCCCTTATGGCTACCTGATAAAACCATTTAAATCTGATGAACTCCACAGTGCCATTGAAGTTGCTTTGGAAAAATCAAAGACAGATAAAAAGAAAAAGGAGAAAATGGAAGAAACCATCCATACCAAAGAAGATGAATTGAAAATGGAAAAAACAGGAGTTTTCTTTGTAACTGCGGTTATATGTTCCCTGGCCATCTATGGTATGGTAAGTAGGAGTATGACCTGGTTAATGTATCTTTTATTTATACCCGCCTGTTATAATATGTTCCTGGTATTCTTGAGCTTTAAAAAACCCGCACCGGCAGTACCCTTTAGCCAACCTCCCCGGGTAAGCATAATCATACCGGCCCATAATGAGGAGATGACCATTGAAAAATGTGTCAGATCACTATCCCTCATGAATTATTATCATAAGGGAGAAAAGAATTTCGAGGTACTGGTTATCAATGATGGTTCCACAGATAAAACCGGCGAAATACTGGATAATCTGAAAAAAGAAGTGGATTGTCTGCGTATTATCACCCGCAAACCACCTCGCTCTGGAAATGGAAAGGGATATGTATTAAATGATGGTATCCGTATGGCAGAAGGAGATGTTATAGCAGTTTTTGATGCAGATGCCCGGGTGGGATCTGATTTTTTATCTAAAATAATTCCCTATCTTAATGAGGAAAAAGTGGCCGGGGTGCAGGCCCGGGTCAGGATGTATAATGCTGATAGAAACCTCTTAACCAGGATGCAGGAAGTGGAATTTTCCATATTTGGTAATATTATTTTAAGGTCCCGGGATATCATGGGTAAAAATGGTTTTCTGGGAGGAAATGGCCAGATTACCACCCGGAAAGCCATAGAAGAAATTGGGGGCTGGGATGGATTTGCGGTAACTGAAGACCTCAATATGAGTATAAAGTTAATGATCAAGGGATATAAAATCCGGTACTGTGGAAAAGCCCATGTATTCCAGGAAGCTGTTCCTTACTGGAAGCCTTTTTTCCGTCAGAGGGTCAGGTGGGCTACCGGTAACCTGGAAACATTATTCATTTACCTGGCACCCATTATAGATGCTAAAATACCATTATATAAAAAAATAGATTCTATCCAGTACCTCTTCTTTTTATTATTCATAGCCTTTGTGATGCTGGGATATGTGGTGGCCATTTTAAACCTGGGAGGAGTTTTAACCTTCTTCATGGAGGCACCGGTAGCAATTGGTTTACTGTCCATGGCTGCATTTTTCCCCGGGGTAATACTGGGAGTTTACCGGGATAATGAATCATTTTTAACCGGACTAATACGGGCAGTGGAGTACTGGGCTTACTGCCTCTACCTCATACCTCTCTTTTTTGCTGCATTTTTCCACATGGTTACTCGTAAAGATAGGAAATGGGCAAAAACTCATCACGGCGGGGATGAATCATAA